In Halobaculum sp. XH14, a single genomic region encodes these proteins:
- a CDS encoding DUF5817 domain-containing protein, giving the protein MYAVVGCTDCGAYWLLSDPDEQKSATCTRCGTVHRTKRLRRFFESEDRSAAVGARAQLLAEKRGDADAFDAVGTAADHERAVEDADRMVSDREYLEGSGLDADEVAAATEDSGSSGSRSRDQVVRDALREGNTTESSVVEYATEHGVPAAAARDLLERLTRRGEVSESRGEYRLL; this is encoded by the coding sequence ATGTACGCGGTCGTCGGCTGTACGGACTGTGGAGCCTACTGGCTGCTCTCGGACCCCGACGAGCAGAAGTCGGCGACGTGCACCCGGTGTGGCACCGTCCACCGGACGAAGCGGCTCAGACGCTTCTTCGAATCCGAGGACCGGTCGGCGGCCGTCGGGGCTCGCGCCCAGTTGCTCGCCGAGAAGCGGGGGGACGCGGACGCGTTCGACGCGGTCGGCACAGCGGCTGACCACGAGCGCGCCGTCGAGGACGCCGATCGGATGGTTTCGGATCGGGAGTACCTGGAGGGTTCGGGCCTCGACGCGGACGAGGTCGCGGCCGCGACCGAGGACAGCGGGTCGTCCGGGTCCCGGTCACGCGATCAGGTGGTCCGGGACGCGCTCCGGGAGGGAAACACGACGGAGTCGAGCGTGGTCGAGTACGCCACGGAACACGGCGTGCCCGCGGCGGCCGCGAGGGACCTGCTCGAACGGCTCACGAGACGCGGAGAGGTGAGCGAGTCGCGCGGCGAGTATCGCCTCCTGTAG
- the icd gene encoding isocitrate dehydrogenase (NADP(+)), translating into MSYDITEVPADGERITVADEDTGELTVPDNPIIPIIHGDGIGTDVGPAAQKVLDAAAEATGRSIAWMRVYAGQSARDRYDENLPQETVDAIREHRVAIKGPLTTPVGAGFRSLNVALRKRLDLYANVRPTYHLEGVPSPVKSPEEMDMVTFRENTEDVYAGIEWEAGTDDVERVREFVEDEMGADGVIHDGPVGIGIKPITEFGSKRLIREAIDYAIKNGRDSVTLVHKGNIMKFTEAAFRDWGYEVAAEEYGEDVITEDELWEEHDGEQPDGTVVVKDRIADNMLQQLLTRTSDYSVIATMNLNGDYMSDAAGAQIGGLGIAPGVNYGHGKALAEPVHGSAPKYAGEDKVNPTAMILSGREMLEYLGWTDAADLVRDAVEAQISEGRVTYDLERQREGATKLATSEFADEVVERIHDLA; encoded by the coding sequence ATGAGTTACGATATTACCGAGGTTCCCGCGGACGGGGAACGGATCACGGTCGCCGACGAGGACACCGGCGAGCTCACGGTGCCGGACAATCCGATCATCCCCATCATTCACGGGGACGGCATCGGGACCGACGTCGGCCCGGCCGCCCAGAAGGTACTCGACGCGGCAGCCGAGGCCACCGGACGCTCCATCGCCTGGATGCGCGTCTACGCCGGCCAGAGCGCGCGCGACCGCTACGACGAGAACCTCCCGCAGGAGACCGTCGACGCCATCCGCGAGCACCGCGTCGCCATCAAGGGCCCGTTGACGACGCCCGTCGGCGCGGGCTTCCGATCGCTCAACGTGGCGCTCCGAAAGCGGCTCGACCTCTACGCGAACGTCCGCCCGACCTACCACCTCGAGGGCGTCCCGTCGCCCGTCAAGAGCCCCGAGGAGATGGACATGGTCACGTTCCGCGAGAACACCGAGGACGTGTACGCCGGCATCGAGTGGGAGGCCGGCACCGACGACGTCGAGCGCGTCCGCGAGTTCGTCGAGGACGAGATGGGCGCGGACGGCGTCATCCACGACGGCCCGGTCGGCATCGGCATCAAGCCGATCACCGAGTTCGGTTCGAAGCGGCTCATCCGCGAGGCGATCGACTACGCGATCAAGAACGGCCGGGACTCGGTCACGCTGGTCCACAAGGGGAACATCATGAAGTTCACCGAGGCCGCCTTCCGCGACTGGGGCTACGAGGTCGCGGCCGAGGAGTACGGCGAGGACGTCATCACCGAGGACGAGCTCTGGGAGGAGCACGACGGCGAGCAGCCCGACGGCACCGTCGTCGTGAAGGATCGCATCGCCGACAACATGCTCCAGCAGCTGCTCACGCGGACGAGCGACTACTCGGTCATCGCGACGATGAACCTGAACGGCGACTACATGTCCGACGCCGCCGGCGCACAGATCGGCGGGCTCGGCATCGCGCCGGGCGTCAACTACGGCCACGGCAAGGCGCTCGCCGAACCGGTCCACGGCTCCGCGCCCAAGTACGCCGGCGAGGACAAGGTGAACCCGACCGCGATGATCCTCTCGGGCCGCGAGATGCTGGAGTACCTCGGCTGGACCGACGCCGCGGACCTCGTCCGCGACGCCGTCGAGGCACAGATCTCCGAGGGTCGCGTCACCTACGACCTCGAACGCCAGCGCGAGGGCGCCACGAAGCTCGCCACCTCCGAGTTCGCCGACGAGGTCGTCGAGCGGATCCACGACCTGGCGTAG
- the hmgA gene encoding hydroxymethylglutaryl-CoA reductase (NADPH) — MTDTDPETLAGRVRDGDLRLYELEDHADADTAVAARRLLVEEQSGAELDATGEYTLPAGQATDTNIENMTGAVQIPVGVAGPVQIDGGAVSGERYLPMATTEGALLASVNRGCAALNSAGGAGARVLKNRMTRAPAFRVAGVAEAEALASWARDNVPALRDAAESTTSHGELREVTPYVVGNNVYLRFAYDTKDAMGMNMATIATEAACEVVEAETAASLVALSGNLCSDKKPAAINAVEGRGRTVAADVTVPREIVAETLKTSPEAVAEVNTRKNLVGSAKAGGLGFNAHVANAVAAMFLATGQDAAQVVEGANAITTAEVDDEGDLYVSVTLASLEVGTVGGGTKLPTQAEGLDVLGVRGGGDPAGSNADALAEAVAVAALAGELSLLSALASRNLSSAHADLGR; from the coding sequence ATGACCGACACGGACCCCGAGACGCTCGCCGGCCGGGTTCGGGACGGCGACCTCCGACTGTACGAACTCGAGGACCACGCCGACGCCGACACCGCGGTCGCGGCGCGTCGGCTCCTCGTGGAGGAACAGTCGGGTGCGGAACTGGACGCGACCGGCGAGTACACCCTCCCCGCCGGGCAGGCGACCGACACGAACATCGAGAACATGACCGGCGCGGTGCAGATTCCCGTCGGCGTCGCCGGCCCGGTCCAGATCGACGGCGGCGCCGTCTCGGGCGAACGTTACCTGCCGATGGCGACGACCGAGGGCGCGCTGCTGGCCTCCGTCAACCGCGGCTGTGCGGCGCTGAACTCGGCCGGCGGCGCTGGCGCGCGGGTGCTGAAGAACCGGATGACGCGCGCGCCGGCCTTCCGCGTCGCGGGCGTGGCAGAAGCCGAGGCGCTCGCCTCGTGGGCCCGGGACAACGTCCCGGCGCTGCGGGACGCGGCCGAGTCGACGACGAGCCACGGCGAACTCCGCGAGGTGACACCGTACGTCGTCGGCAACAACGTCTACCTGCGGTTCGCCTACGACACCAAGGACGCGATGGGGATGAACATGGCCACCATCGCGACCGAGGCGGCCTGCGAGGTCGTGGAGGCGGAGACCGCGGCCAGTCTGGTCGCGCTCTCGGGCAACCTCTGTTCGGACAAGAAACCCGCCGCGATCAACGCGGTCGAGGGGCGCGGCCGGACGGTCGCGGCCGACGTGACAGTCCCGCGCGAAATCGTCGCGGAGACGCTGAAGACGAGCCCCGAGGCCGTCGCCGAGGTGAACACCCGGAAGAACCTCGTGGGCAGCGCGAAGGCCGGCGGCCTCGGGTTCAACGCCCACGTGGCAAACGCGGTCGCCGCGATGTTCCTCGCGACGGGCCAGGACGCGGCGCAAGTCGTGGAGGGCGCCAACGCCATCACGACCGCGGAAGTCGACGACGAGGGCGACCTGTACGTCTCGGTGACGCTCGCCTCGCTCGAAGTGGGCACGGTCGGCGGCGGAACCAAGCTGCCGACCCAGGCCGAGGGCCTCGACGTGCTCGGCGTCCGTGGCGGGGGCGACCCGGCCGGGAGCAACGCCGACGCGCTCGCGGAGGCGGTCGCGGTCGCGGCGCTGGCAGGGGAACTCTCGCTGCTCTCGGCGCTCGCGTCGCGGAACCTCTCCTCTGCGCACGCCGATCTGGGTCGGTAA
- a CDS encoding DUF63 family protein yields the protein MTILPEGFALPPLPYLLVLALALGGVAYGLSERRPAFTTGHVIALVPWMCAGAAGHVLFVLGVLPDALDPLFGTPSAYLTTAALAGACWLAALASDADDRRVLGAAGTLALLVGVGRTLEYGAGAGTFSPWLPAAGLVVGAGLGVGLALLLYRAYSPATAAGSAGLVAVAAHGIDGVTTAVGVDLLGFGERTPLSRLIIEFAHGLPTAAVLGGGWLFVLVKLAVGVLVVAAIAPTVREEPTEGNALLALVTAVGLGPGVHNALLFAVVAP from the coding sequence ATGACGATTCTCCCGGAGGGGTTCGCGCTCCCGCCTCTCCCGTACCTGCTCGTGCTGGCGCTGGCGCTCGGCGGGGTGGCGTACGGGCTCTCCGAGCGCAGGCCAGCGTTCACGACGGGCCACGTCATCGCGCTCGTCCCGTGGATGTGTGCGGGCGCGGCCGGGCACGTCCTGTTCGTCCTCGGCGTCCTCCCGGACGCCCTCGACCCGCTGTTCGGAACGCCGTCGGCCTACCTCACGACCGCCGCCCTCGCCGGCGCCTGCTGGCTCGCGGCGCTGGCGAGCGACGCGGACGACCGGCGGGTGCTCGGTGCGGCGGGAACGCTCGCGCTGCTCGTCGGCGTCGGCCGCACGCTCGAGTACGGTGCCGGCGCCGGCACGTTCTCCCCCTGGCTCCCGGCCGCCGGACTCGTCGTCGGCGCGGGGCTCGGCGTCGGCCTCGCGCTCCTCCTCTACCGCGCGTACAGCCCCGCGACCGCCGCCGGTTCCGCCGGGCTCGTCGCCGTCGCCGCCCACGGCATCGACGGCGTGACGACGGCCGTCGGCGTCGACCTCCTCGGCTTCGGCGAGCGCACGCCGCTTTCCCGGCTCATCATCGAGTTCGCACACGGACTTCCCACCGCGGCCGTCCTCGGTGGCGGCTGGCTGTTCGTCCTCGTGAAACTCGCCGTCGGCGTCCTCGTCGTCGCCGCCATCGCGCCGACCGTTCGCGAGGAGCCGACGGAGGGGAACGCGCTCCTCGCGCTCGTGACGGCAGTCGGGCTCGGCCCCGGCGTCCACAACGCGCTGCTGTTTGCGGTCGTCGCGCCCTGA
- a CDS encoding isoaspartyl peptidase/L-asparaginase — protein MRIICHGGAGGTPEEPEPRRAVLDEAAETGTREASVVDAVVSAVAVLEESPRFNAGFGGAVQSDGIVRTDAGIMTDGREAGAVASMPGVEHAAAAARVVMEETPHVFVSGVHAVDLADDFGIDVERDLLTAETRERYEDVDPPDGAPAEHLAWIEERFGGHDTVGAVAHDPDSDAFAACTSTGGRTFALAGRVGDVPQIGSGFFCGPAGGASATGAGEDIAKATLTRRAVRHLEDGLDAQAAADRAIAEFGELTDSSAGIIVLDGAGAGSAFNSEGMQTSVATTE, from the coding sequence ATGCGCATCATCTGTCACGGCGGTGCCGGCGGCACGCCCGAGGAACCCGAGCCCAGACGGGCGGTCCTCGACGAGGCCGCCGAAACCGGAACTAGGGAGGCGAGCGTCGTCGACGCGGTCGTCTCCGCGGTCGCGGTGCTGGAGGAATCGCCCCGGTTCAACGCCGGCTTCGGCGGCGCGGTCCAGTCGGACGGGATAGTGCGGACCGACGCCGGAATCATGACCGACGGGCGCGAGGCCGGCGCGGTCGCCTCGATGCCCGGCGTCGAACACGCCGCCGCCGCGGCCCGCGTCGTCATGGAGGAGACGCCCCACGTGTTCGTCTCTGGCGTTCACGCGGTCGACCTGGCCGACGACTTCGGGATCGACGTCGAGCGCGACCTGCTCACGGCGGAGACCCGGGAGCGGTACGAGGACGTCGATCCGCCCGACGGAGCTCCCGCCGAGCACCTCGCGTGGATCGAGGAGCGGTTCGGCGGCCACGACACGGTCGGCGCGGTCGCCCACGACCCGGACTCGGACGCCTTCGCCGCCTGTACCTCGACGGGCGGGCGGACGTTCGCGCTCGCGGGCCGCGTCGGCGACGTGCCCCAGATCGGCTCGGGCTTCTTCTGTGGGCCGGCGGGCGGCGCCAGCGCGACGGGCGCCGGCGAGGACATCGCGAAGGCGACGCTGACGCGCCGTGCGGTCCGCCACCTGGAGGACGGGCTGGACGCGCAGGCGGCGGCCGACCGCGCGATCGCCGAGTTCGGCGAGCTGACCGACTCGTCCGCGGGAATCATCGTGCTGGACGGGGCGGGGGCCGGGTCGGCGTTCAACTCCGAGGGGATGCAGACCAGCGTCGCGACGACGGAGTAA
- a CDS encoding amidohydrolase has protein sequence MTEAADLVVTNAEVHTLADPDETVEAVAVRDGDVVRTGAAYDVEFLAGADTDVVDAGGRVVLPGFIDAHTHLLAVGRSLVHADLSAADGPDEAVSLLRERAAAVEDGEWVLGFGYDESTWAESRYLTAADLAAVSETAPVAAFREDMHVASVNRVVLDRYRDAMPDEDVRTDTGNATDGGEPTGVLVETAVDPVYDAIEPDAAEARELAEAAQREANARGVTMVHDMVRQSKAPEVYRELDLAGELTLRVRLNYWSDHLAELIDLGLRTNHGSEMVRVGAVKSFTDGSLGGRTAKLSSPYADAADGTDAADGTDEGETGQWVVPPEEVHDLVSRADDAGFQVTLHAIGDEAVDLALDAYAETEDPGGMRHRVEHCELAGEDAVRRFADLGVVASMQPNFHKWGHEGGLYDARLGDRRTDANRLPAYLDAGAPLAFGSDCMPLDPLLGVHQAVNAPSDGQAVGVTDALRAYTSGAAYAGFDEHRLGTLEPGKRADFVALGSSPWENEDGIEDIDVAFTAVGGELVYDGR, from the coding sequence ATGACCGAAGCCGCCGACCTGGTCGTCACGAACGCCGAGGTCCACACGCTCGCCGACCCCGACGAGACGGTCGAGGCGGTCGCGGTGCGCGACGGCGACGTGGTCCGCACCGGCGCGGCCTACGACGTGGAGTTCCTGGCCGGCGCGGACACCGACGTCGTCGACGCCGGCGGCCGCGTCGTCCTTCCCGGGTTCATCGACGCCCACACCCACCTGCTCGCGGTCGGCCGGTCGCTGGTCCACGCCGACCTCTCGGCCGCCGATGGACCCGACGAGGCCGTCTCGCTGCTCCGCGAGCGCGCCGCCGCGGTCGAGGACGGCGAGTGGGTGCTGGGGTTCGGCTACGACGAGTCGACCTGGGCCGAGTCGCGCTACCTGACCGCGGCGGACCTCGCCGCCGTCTCGGAGACCGCACCGGTCGCCGCGTTCCGCGAGGACATGCACGTCGCCTCGGTGAATCGGGTCGTGCTCGACCGCTACCGCGACGCCATGCCCGACGAGGACGTCCGGACCGACACGGGGAACGCGACCGACGGCGGCGAGCCGACCGGCGTGCTCGTCGAGACGGCCGTCGATCCGGTGTACGACGCGATCGAGCCGGACGCGGCCGAGGCGCGGGAACTCGCCGAGGCCGCCCAGCGCGAGGCGAACGCGCGCGGGGTGACGATGGTCCACGACATGGTCCGGCAGTCGAAGGCACCGGAAGTGTACCGGGAACTGGACCTCGCGGGCGAGCTCACGCTCCGGGTGCGACTCAACTACTGGTCGGACCACCTTGCGGAACTGATCGATCTCGGCCTGCGCACGAACCACGGGAGCGAGATGGTACGGGTGGGGGCGGTGAAGTCGTTCACCGACGGCAGCCTCGGCGGACGGACGGCGAAGCTCTCCTCGCCCTATGCCGACGCCGCGGACGGCACCGACGCCGCGGACGGCACCGACGAGGGGGAGACGGGCCAGTGGGTCGTCCCGCCGGAGGAGGTCCACGACCTGGTCTCCCGCGCCGACGACGCCGGCTTCCAGGTGACGCTGCACGCCATCGGCGACGAGGCGGTCGACCTCGCGCTCGACGCCTACGCCGAGACCGAGGACCCCGGCGGAATGCGCCACCGCGTCGAGCACTGTGAACTCGCCGGCGAGGATGCCGTCCGGCGGTTCGCCGACCTCGGCGTCGTCGCGTCGATGCAGCCGAACTTCCACAAGTGGGGCCACGAGGGAGGGCTGTACGACGCCAGACTCGGCGACCGGCGGACCGACGCGAACCGGCTTCCGGCGTATCTCGACGCGGGCGCGCCGCTCGCCTTCGGCTCGGACTGCATGCCGCTCGACCCGCTGCTCGGCGTCCACCAGGCGGTCAACGCGCCGAGCGACGGGCAGGCGGTCGGCGTCACTGACGCGCTCCGGGCCTACACGAGCGGGGCCGCCTACGCCGGCTTCGACGAGCACCGGCTGGGAACGCTGGAACCCGGAAAGCGGGCCGACTTCGTCGCGCTCGGCTCGTCGCCCTGGGAGAACGAGGACGGGATCGAGGACATCGACGTCGCGTTCACGGCGGTCGGCGGGGAACTGGTGTACGACGGCCGGTAG
- the deoC gene encoding deoxyribose-phosphate aldolase, translating into MDRSDLAARIDHTVLGPETTLAGVETVLDDAAQYGMNVCIPPCYLTEAAEYEPDVTLATVVGFPHGQNATAAKREEAVCAWEDGADELDMVINVGRLKAGDDDAVEEDVAAVVAAVPVPVKVIIETALLSADEKRRACEAAAGADAAMVKTSTGFADGGATVEDVELMAEYLPVKASGGVGSYEEALAMFEAGAERIGASSGVDIVEGAPE; encoded by the coding sequence ATGGACCGAAGCGACCTCGCCGCGCGCATCGACCACACCGTGCTCGGCCCGGAGACGACGCTCGCGGGCGTGGAGACCGTCCTCGATGATGCGGCGCAGTACGGCATGAACGTCTGTATCCCGCCGTGTTACCTGACCGAAGCCGCCGAGTACGAGCCCGACGTGACGCTGGCGACGGTCGTCGGCTTCCCCCACGGGCAGAACGCGACCGCGGCCAAGCGCGAGGAGGCGGTGTGCGCCTGGGAGGACGGCGCGGACGAGCTCGACATGGTCATCAACGTCGGTCGCCTGAAGGCCGGCGACGACGACGCCGTGGAGGAGGACGTCGCCGCGGTCGTCGCCGCCGTTCCGGTCCCGGTGAAGGTGATCATCGAGACGGCGCTGCTGTCCGCGGACGAGAAACGCCGCGCCTGCGAGGCCGCCGCTGGCGCCGACGCCGCGATGGTGAAGACCTCGACGGGCTTTGCCGACGGCGGCGCGACCGTCGAGGACGTGGAGCTGATGGCCGAGTACCTGCCGGTGAAAGCCAGCGGCGGCGTCGGCAGCTACGAGGAGGCGCTCGCCATGTTCGAGGCGGGAGCCGAGCGGATCGGTGCCTCCTCGGGCGTCGACATCGTCGAAGGCGCACCCGAGTAA
- the yciH gene encoding stress response translation initiation inhibitor YciH, whose translation MSDDDPFADLPDDPTEDLARAEQRLTVRVERRTYNKPVTIVEGFDETAVDLKEVASDLKRSLGTGGTVDDGAIELQGDHRDRVGDLLGERGFAVE comes from the coding sequence ATGAGCGACGACGACCCGTTCGCCGACCTGCCGGACGACCCGACCGAGGACCTCGCGCGCGCCGAACAACGGCTGACCGTCCGCGTCGAGCGTCGAACGTACAACAAGCCCGTCACCATCGTCGAGGGGTTCGACGAGACGGCCGTCGACCTGAAGGAGGTCGCCTCGGACCTGAAGCGCTCGCTCGGCACCGGAGGCACCGTCGACGACGGCGCGATCGAACTGCAGGGCGACCACCGCGACCGGGTGGGAGACTTGCTGGGCGAGCGCGGCTTCGCCGTCGAGTGA
- a CDS encoding tRNA (N(6)-L-threonylcarbamoyladenosine(37)-C(2))-methylthiotransferase, giving the protein MATYHIETYGCTSNRGESREIERRLRDGGHRPADGPADADVAILNTCTVVEKTERNMLRRAEELAAETADLVVTGCMALAQGEQFREADVDARVLHWEEVPTAVLNGECPTPTADTEPVLDGEVGILPIARGCMSNCSYCITKFATGRIDSPPVAENVEKARALVHAGASEIRVTGQDTGVYGWDASERKLPELLERVCAIDGEFRVRVGMANPGGIHGIHEELAEVFAENEKLYNFIHLPVQSGSDDVLAEMRRQHRVGKFREIVETFDERLDHWTLSTDFIVGFPTETDADHERSMALLREVRPEKVNVTRFSKRPGTDAAEMKGLGGTVKKERSKEMSEAKRAIVGAAYESMVGEIHEVLVVEQGTGDSVKCRDEAYRQIILQHADEHGVEPGDVLELEITGQNTMYAFGEPVRTGRRTAGAVSS; this is encoded by the coding sequence ATGGCGACGTACCACATCGAGACGTACGGCTGTACGTCGAACCGGGGTGAGAGCCGCGAGATCGAGCGCCGCCTGCGCGACGGCGGTCACCGCCCCGCCGACGGCCCGGCCGACGCGGACGTCGCCATCCTGAACACCTGCACGGTCGTCGAGAAGACCGAGCGGAACATGCTCCGCCGCGCCGAGGAACTGGCCGCGGAGACGGCGGACCTCGTCGTCACGGGCTGCATGGCGCTCGCCCAGGGCGAGCAGTTCCGGGAAGCCGACGTCGACGCGCGGGTGCTCCACTGGGAGGAGGTGCCGACCGCCGTGCTGAACGGCGAGTGCCCGACGCCGACGGCCGACACCGAACCCGTCCTCGACGGCGAGGTCGGCATCCTCCCGATCGCTCGCGGCTGTATGAGCAACTGCTCGTACTGCATCACGAAGTTCGCCACGGGCCGGATCGACTCCCCGCCCGTCGCGGAGAACGTCGAGAAGGCCCGCGCGCTCGTCCACGCCGGCGCGAGCGAGATCCGGGTCACCGGCCAGGACACGGGCGTCTACGGCTGGGACGCGAGCGAGCGGAAGCTGCCGGAGCTGCTCGAACGGGTCTGTGCTATCGATGGCGAGTTCCGGGTCCGCGTCGGGATGGCGAACCCGGGCGGCATCCACGGCATCCACGAGGAACTCGCCGAGGTGTTCGCCGAGAACGAGAAGCTGTACAACTTCATCCACCTCCCGGTCCAGTCGGGCAGCGACGACGTGCTCGCGGAGATGCGCCGCCAGCACCGGGTCGGCAAGTTCCGCGAGATCGTCGAGACGTTCGACGAGCGGCTCGACCACTGGACGCTCTCGACCGACTTCATCGTCGGCTTCCCCACCGAGACCGACGCGGACCACGAGCGGTCGATGGCGCTGTTGCGCGAGGTACGGCCCGAGAAGGTGAACGTGACGCGCTTCTCGAAGCGCCCCGGCACCGACGCGGCCGAGATGAAGGGGCTCGGCGGCACGGTGAAGAAGGAGCGTTCGAAGGAGATGAGCGAGGCGAAGCGGGCGATCGTCGGCGCGGCCTACGAGTCGATGGTCGGCGAGATCCACGAGGTCCTGGTCGTCGAGCAGGGGACCGGTGACTCGGTGAAGTGTCGCGACGAGGCGTACCGACAGATCATCCTCCAGCACGCCGACGAGCACGGCGTCGAACCGGGCGACGTGCTCGAACTCGAGATCACCGGCCAGAACACGATGTACGCGTTCGGGGAGCCGGTCCGGACGGGCCGGCGGACCGCCGGAGCCGTGTCGTCGTAA
- a CDS encoding cupin domain-containing protein encodes MEHVPHGPDEDVEAVAGVHLSQLAAGEEMNVQHFTIDPGAEVPSHSHPHEQSGIITAGTLTFRLDDGETVTCEAGDSYVLAGGETHGVVNDGEEPVTGVDVFSPPRTDPDWADS; translated from the coding sequence ATGGAGCACGTTCCACACGGCCCGGACGAGGACGTCGAAGCGGTCGCTGGCGTCCACCTGTCGCAACTGGCCGCGGGCGAGGAGATGAACGTCCAGCACTTCACGATCGACCCCGGCGCGGAGGTGCCGTCACACAGCCACCCCCACGAGCAATCGGGCATCATCACCGCCGGCACGCTGACGTTCAGACTCGACGACGGCGAGACCGTCACCTGTGAGGCGGGCGACTCCTACGTGCTCGCGGGCGGCGAGACCCACGGCGTCGTCAACGACGGCGAGGAACCCGTCACCGGAGTCGACGTGTTCTCGCCGCCGCGGACCGACCCGGACTGGGCGGACTCGTAG
- a CDS encoding PQQ-binding-like beta-propeller repeat protein — protein sequence MGTRRDLLSGLAAVGTVALAGCTGNSFSPGSDGGTEWPAPAATPEATSYVADAAAPRTPPIERWREPVGPATGRPVVADGTVLVPTGDGLVAIDLRTGEQRWSGGGDTYGVCVHEGTVYATLRNEPATVARDVVDGTERWRVSNGSSFGAAPLVAPAGDRVYVGDTGGVVAAYGTREGEELWRFDAFTGVYSLATDQDSLFVGTTGGEAYQLHAPRADATPLWRRKLPGTVRALAVDGNAVYASTFGGGLFKLARGAATGRTEWHARRAATASESIVATGNAAFTVDAERTTAVDAGDGGIDWSRTVDAPSKPSAPAAAGDTLYVGVDGALRALALGGGTGVEGLSFGSERWSYEASVSAAAVADGAVIAACDDLDDEATVVALE from the coding sequence ATGGGAACCCGACGAGACCTGCTGTCCGGGCTGGCGGCCGTCGGGACCGTCGCGCTCGCGGGCTGTACGGGGAACAGCTTCTCGCCCGGCAGCGACGGCGGCACGGAGTGGCCGGCACCCGCCGCGACCCCCGAGGCGACGAGCTACGTCGCCGACGCCGCCGCCCCCCGAACGCCCCCGATCGAACGGTGGCGGGAGCCCGTCGGCCCCGCGACCGGACGGCCCGTCGTCGCGGACGGCACCGTGCTGGTGCCGACCGGCGACGGACTGGTGGCGATCGATCTGCGGACCGGGGAGCAACGGTGGTCGGGGGGCGGAGACACGTACGGCGTCTGTGTCCATGAGGGGACGGTGTACGCGACGCTCCGGAACGAGCCGGCGACGGTCGCGCGGGACGTCGTGGACGGCACCGAACGCTGGCGCGTTTCGAACGGATCGTCGTTCGGTGCCGCACCGCTCGTCGCGCCAGCCGGGGACCGCGTGTACGTCGGCGATACCGGCGGCGTCGTCGCCGCGTACGGCACTCGGGAGGGGGAGGAACTGTGGCGGTTCGACGCCTTCACCGGGGTCTACTCGCTCGCGACCGACCAGGACTCGCTGTTCGTCGGCACCACCGGCGGCGAGGCGTACCAGCTTCACGCCCCCCGCGCGGACGCCACCCCGCTCTGGCGGCGCAAGCTCCCGGGGACAGTCCGTGCCCTCGCCGTCGACGGCAACGCCGTGTACGCCTCCACGTTCGGCGGCGGACTGTTCAAACTCGCGCGCGGCGCGGCGACTGGGCGGACGGAGTGGCACGCCCGGCGGGCGGCGACGGCGAGCGAGTCGATCGTTGCGACCGGGAACGCGGCGTTCACCGTCGACGCCGAGCGGACGACCGCGGTCGATGCGGGCGACGGGGGAATCGACTGGAGCCGGACCGTCGATGCTCCCTCGAAGCCCTCGGCGCCCGCAGCGGCGGGGGACACGCTCTACGTCGGCGTCGACGGGGCCCTCCGCGCGCTCGCGCTCGGCGGCGGAACCGGCGTCGAGGGACTCTCGTTCGGGAGCGAACGCTGGAGCTACGAGGCGAGCGTCAGCGCCGCCGCGGTGGCCGACGGGGCCGTGATCGCGGCGTGTGATGACCTCGACGACGAGGCCACCGTCGTCGCGCTGGAGTAG